The genomic interval AACCTTATTCCATCCATGTACATGATGGCATACACATCTTCTAAAGGCCTGTTTCTCCATGATTCAACAAGAGGCAATATCCTATCTGTAAAACGGCTTATCGTTTCAGGTGATAGATTCATCCCGTATATCTCTTTCATATGCTCATGTATGTCAGCTAAACTCATCCCTTTGGCATACATGGATAGAATCTGGCCTTCTATTTGAGAAGATACCTCTTTCGAATATTTGGGAACTACCCTTGGTTCAAATTCTGATTTCCTGTCTCTGGGAATGGATATATCCATATCTCCCATGGTCGTCCTTATCCTCTTGGAAGAATAACCATTTCGAGCGTTGTCGGTCATTTTGTGATTGTAATCGTACTTTGAATATCCAAGAGAATCTTCCATCTCAGCTTCAAGGAGTTCTTGAAGTATGTCTGCAAACATTCCTTTGAGCAATTCTTCTACGTCGCTTACACCTTTTATTTCTCCTGATTTGATCATTTCTCTAAGTATCTTTTTGTCAAGAAAAACGTTTCTGGAATTCTCGGAATCTTTTCTTTTCATTTTCATTGGTCCTCCTTTGCTTTGTCTTCTTATTTTATCTCAGGACCAACTTTACACAAACTTTGAGAGAGACTCGACTCAAATTCTCAACTTAAAAAGATCATTATGGCTTTCAAGTATTTTCTCTATTCTTTTGATTGATTCTATTGATGGTTTTGAAGATATAACTGAGAAATATGAGTCTATAATACCTAAAACATGTAAAGCAATTTTTATGGAAGATACCCATGATAGATCTTTATATATATCCATCAATTCTATAATTCTTTTTTGTATCTCAATGGACTGAGGATTCTCATAACTATTTGCTAGAAAACAACAAGCTTCAGGGACTACATTTCCTATTCCTGGAACCAATCCATTAGAACCGATAGTCATACTTGCATACATATACTCTTCAGCCCCTTGATAAACTAGGAATTTATTATTTTTTGAAAATACGATATCTTGATAGTACAAAAAATTCTTGCTGCTCTCTTTTATCCCAATTATATTTTGATGGTTCGACAGTTCTTTTAGCAAACTTAAGGGTATATATGTTTCATTTGTGAACTGAGGTATGTTATATAATATCAATGGTTTATCAACGGAATTTGCAATTGTTAAGAAAAACTCTCTAAGATCATTATAGCTGTATCTAAAATAAAATGGGGCAGAACAAACATAAGCATCTATTCTTTGCTTTAGAGAAAATGGAATGCTCGTTACTAATTCCAACACTTTTTGAAAACTGGTGCTGCTTATTCCTAAATAAAGTTTCAACCTTTCAGGTATATTTTCAACAAATGCTTCCAAAACTTTTATTTGATTTTTTGTACTTAGTGCCACAAATTCACCTGTACTTCCACCTACAAATATGCCAGTAATTCGAGAATTAGATAAATACCTTACAAGGGTTGAAATATCACTTTTGTTTACTTTGTTTTCTGAATTAAGAGGTGTTATTATTGGCACAATAACTTCTTTGGACATATACGCTCACTCCTTCAATTTATACCATTTAATTTTTTCAAAGATTCCATTAAATAATAATCTCCCCATATTGTTTCACTATCAATAAAGTACCTTTGAGGATAATGGTAGCAACAATGTACTAATCTGCTTTTTTCATCCATTGCCTGCAAAAAAATGGTCTTGAGCAATTTTTTAGCCTCCTTTAGCATGAACTTATCATTTGTTAACTCGTAGAAACTACTTAATGAAAAAAGAATTATAGCAGCTGCTGAGGCATCTTTGGGAACTTTTTTTCTAGGATCGTCTATATCATATTTAGGAATATCATGAAAGCCAACAGCATTCTTATAGTAATTTAGAATTTCATAAAAAACTTTTCTAAAGTACAAATCTCCTGTTTCACGATAAAAGTTTTCATTCCCGCAAAGTGCCCATCCAATTCCTCTGCTCCACGAACTGCCTGGTTTATATCCTTGATTTCTCCACTCTTTGAATTTTCCTGGAGCAATCTCAATAAATGCTGGTATTACGCTCCCGTTTTTTTTGATAAATATCTTATCAATTTTCATTCCTATCTCTTTAACAAAGCTCAAAAGTTTGGAATTTTTTGATTCTTTTGAATACCAAAGCAAAACCTCAAGATTCATGAAAGTGTCTATTAAGAACACGTTTTTCCCTTGGTATTTCCATGCTGGTATTAGTCCCACTTCACGCTCATATGAAGAAATAAGAGTTCGAACAGCGCATTCCAAATCATTGTAAAAATAATCATACAACTCAGAATCAATTTTTTTATTTTTTAAAACTTGAATTCCTTTTAATGCAGAAAGTGAAAAAAGAAATCCTATATCATGAGTCGAGGCATCCTGGCATCTATTCTTAATGCTTTTTTCATATTTTGTTGCTCTCTTCAAAAAATAATCGTCCCCAGTCAATTCGTAAGCATCCCATATCATTCCAATCCAAAAACCTTCCGTCCAATTTTTCCCATGAGTAAGTGTCCAACTTGAATCCTCCAAATTTTTTGCGAAAGGAAAATCATTATTTGACAATTTAGTAAGTTCCTGTCGGATATTTTTGATCATAATATTTAATCTCTTACTTATATTATTCACCCTTTAACAGCTCCAGAACTTAATCCTTTCACAAGATACTTTTGAAAATACATAAATAACAATACTGGTGGCAGAGTAGCTACAACGCCACCTGCCATCAACCCTCCCCATTGTGTTTGTGAGAAGAATGATAGTAAATTTGACAAACCTATTTGTATTGTTTGAGATTGTGGAGTTTGGGTGAGTATTAATGCATACAAGTAATCGTTCCATGCTTGAACAAAAGCATATAAAGAAAGAGCAACTAACCCTGGTAATGAAATAGGAAGTATGATCTTTAAGAAGGTTGTTTTGTAGTTGCATCCGTCTATAAGTGCTGCATCTTCCATCTCTTTGGGCAATTGAGACATAAAACCAGCCATTAGCCAAATTATAAATGGTAAATTTATAGCTGTATACGCAATTGCTAACGCATAATATGTATCAAGTAACCCAACTTGCCATGCAAATTTGTAC from Mesoaciditoga lauensis cd-1655R = DSM 25116 carries:
- a CDS encoding IS256 family transposase, whose protein sequence is MKRKDSENSRNVFLDKKILREMIKSGEIKGVSDVEELLKGMFADILQELLEAEMEDSLGYSKYDYNHKMTDNARNGYSSKRIRTTMGDMDISIPRDRKSEFEPRVVPKYSKEVSSQIEGQILSMYAKGMSLADIHEHMKEIYGMNLSPETISRFTDRILPLVESWRNRPLEDVYAIMYMDGIR
- a CDS encoding dihydrodipicolinate synthase family protein — translated: MSKEVIVPIITPLNSENKVNKSDISTLVRYLSNSRITGIFVGGSTGEFVALSTKNQIKVLEAFVENIPERLKLYLGISSTSFQKVLELVTSIPFSLKQRIDAYVCSAPFYFRYSYNDLREFFLTIANSVDKPLILYNIPQFTNETYIPLSLLKELSNHQNIIGIKESSKNFLYYQDIVFSKNNKFLVYQGAEEYMYASMTIGSNGLVPGIGNVVPEACCFLANSYENPQSIEIQKRIIELMDIYKDLSWVSSIKIALHVLGIIDSYFSVISSKPSIESIKRIEKILESHNDLFKLRI
- a CDS encoding glycoside hydrolase family 88 protein, encoding MNNISKRLNIMIKNIRQELTKLSNNDFPFAKNLEDSSWTLTHGKNWTEGFWIGMIWDAYELTGDDYFLKRATKYEKSIKNRCQDASTHDIGFLFSLSALKGIQVLKNKKIDSELYDYFYNDLECAVRTLISSYEREVGLIPAWKYQGKNVFLIDTFMNLEVLLWYSKESKNSKLLSFVKEIGMKIDKIFIKKNGSVIPAFIEIAPGKFKEWRNQGYKPGSSWSRGIGWALCGNENFYRETGDLYFRKVFYEILNYYKNAVGFHDIPKYDIDDPRKKVPKDASAAAIILFSLSSFYELTNDKFMLKEAKKLLKTIFLQAMDEKSRLVHCCYHYPQRYFIDSETIWGDYYLMESLKKLNGIN
- a CDS encoding carbohydrate ABC transporter permease gives rise to the protein MRVNLKALFVYIGVFILLVFTLGPFVWLISSSFKPTNEIFTLVPHWIPHHPTLSNYIWAFKSSGGNMWTYLKNSLIACGLATGLIMILGTPAGYAMGRFKFPGRELLGIGILLLQMLQGPLVIVFWYKFAWQVGLLDTYYALAIAYTAINLPFIIWLMAGFMSQLPKEMEDAALIDGCNYKTTFLKIILPISLPGLVALSLYAFVQAWNDYLYALILTQTPQSQTIQIGLSNLLSFFSQTQWGGLMAGGVVATLPPVLLFMYFQKYLVKGLSSGAVKG